The Arabidopsis thaliana chromosome 5, partial sequence genomic interval ATGTATAATATAAAACGTGTGTGCATAGAAAACTAGATAGTTTTTGATCAATTATAATCGTATATGCAGAGgccaaaattaacaaatgtatatcaaaatttgaacaGCAAATCGGAAAATGctaatttttaatacattaatatatgattgatttaaaaaatttgtatgaGCTTAGACTCaaaatttcttacttttttttttttgaataaaaaattgtaagagGATTCATAAAATGGACGTACCAAAatatactaataattttaTCCAGTTAGTAGAACACATATAGTTTACAATATTAGTTTAACAATaaccgacaaaaaaaaaaatagtttaacaATAATCGATGCACGTTAAGTGACATGAtagatttgtaatttgtttttgacaaatagatttataaatttagaagAGCAATTCCACCTTAATTGATTTGTTCTagtagtttatttttttacggATTGTGatgtttatgtttgtttgcAATAAATGAATCGATTATATTGATTCCACAAGATTTACActgttttctttgtgtgttccTGTAACGATTGAGATCTATAGTGCATACACGAATGTATGTTTTTGGCTCTAGGAAATATCTaaaggatttgtttttggaatgaTGGAaacttttcatatattttcaacGGTGAAGCGGTCCACACGCACAACTGCCTACGGTGGAGCAACTACCATATGTTATGTCTAATGTCTCTTTTACGATATGATCGAATATCCATATTACATAACCTATATTCGTTTATTACATACATCTAAAAGACTACCCCCAAAATTTTATCTGAAAGCTCCCAATCCACTATCGtcgaagtttttttttaattttttcttcaaattacaattattattattattattttttaaagtacaATTATTAGTGTCCCTATTTGTTAGTATTCGTGTTTCTTAGACAACATTCCTCTGtttagtttcaaaaatatctAGATAATGGATTTACGTATATATGGATCAATTGTGATAGTGGACTTAAACAGGTAGGCACATTCCTCTTCATATCGgagtataatttaaaatttcgatTTGGTCGAGAGCCCAAGGGTTCTACTAGTAACAACATTCTGTGACGCTTAAGTAGTGCCACGTGCTGGACCCTCACTAGTGACTACTATTTCCACCCACTTCCTCTATTATTACACACTTAGCACAAAAATGcatcatttgatttttatataaaagcaTCATCACATGCATATGTGCTTTGACTATGTATCTCTACGCGTTTCTAACATTATATTGGTAACAAACTACAGATACGTCATATAATTATATCTCTTATGACTATTGTATTCTTAGGAATTAATGCGTGACAGagatatttaacaaaatttgttcAAGAACACGCtccatcaaaaaaaaaaaacgctcCATCGGCTAGATCCTAATTTGGAATGGAGGGAACAGATACTTTGTTCAAACAAAaggtttctttgtttggtaaCAGGAAGAGATCACTCAAGCCAATTAACGTCAAATCAAAGATCGGAAGAGGGAGTTGCGGATCCTCCTCATTGTAATCTCCAAATTTTAGAATCCAAAAGATTATGAGAAGAAAATCggaaaaaaatattcgaaaatatttgaagtttgGAAGAGGAGAAATCGCTCAGTTCAGCGGGATTATCGACACACGCAAGACTTTCCACTAGGAAAAATCCTACATTACGGTCTGTTGAGCTTGAATATTTCCAAGTCATCACCACGATTTCTCTTTCcgaattaacaaaaaatcataatagaagaagaagaactaggAAAAGGCGATTGCTAATTAACCCAGGAATTggattgatgatgaagattaattgaaattaatatttataggTTAATTGCCTAGGGTTTCTCCATAACCCTTGTTTGATTAGGGCTTAATTGGGCCGAAATATTTAAGTAGGCCTTACTAGttagaaaaatgtttataaaaccCACCAaacatttagtttaatttgATTCGGCCCATTTGTATTTCAAAACTCATGGCCTATGTATTCGTTTTTTAGACGtaaaaaattcatcaaaactGTCACATTTTTAAGGCTAATTTGGTAATAGGATCCAGAATTGGATTATTAATCTTAATTGGGAGATTAGTAGGTCGTATTATCCCCTAAACTAAACTCAAAGCCTTGCTAAGTTTGACTATTGTATATAACACACAAATATGAatgttacaattttattttcaaagaacacataattttaaattagtgGAAAGTATATCTTATTAGCactcacaacaacaacaacaacaacaaaaaaatcaattattcaTCAATtatccatttaaaaaaattccaagTCAGCAACAAAAGAATTCTGCCACCACAagttttctcaaaacaaaccTAAACAACAAGACAAGtgtgaaattaaaaaataataagcaCCAATACGAACTCGCCACGTACATACAGTTGAGCAGAGTTGCTCTCTTTCGGTCTCGATTTCTCAATTCTCACTATACAATACCGACCATTTAAGAGCAGGCAAAACTAATCTGTATGATCGATCTTGTGCTGAAGATATCGAAAAGATGTCATCTTTGGGTAGGATTTTGTCTGTTTCCTACCCACCGGATCCGTACACTTGGCGGTTTTCACAGTATAAGCTGTCTTCTTCACTAGGGCGAAATCGGAGACTCAGATGGCGATTCACGGCGTTGGATCCTGAATCTTCCTCACTCGACTCTGAATCCTCCGCCGATAAATTCGCTTCCGGGTATTCTGAATTTGCTTTAAACTACAGAGCTTGATTGTTTGCGTATTCATTGATAATGAAAGGaagaatcaattttttttgttggattgcTCAAGGTTTTGTATAATAGAAGGGCCTGAAACAGTACAGGACTTTGCCAAAATGCAATTACAAGAGATTCAAGATAACATTCGAAGCCGACGAAACAAGATCTTCTTGCACATGGAAGAGGTACTTACTTACTAGTACACAATTGTTTCTTAAAGTAGAAACCTTTCTTATactgttcctttttttttgtggtagGTGCGGAGGCTAAGAATACAACAACGGATTAAAAACACAGAACTTGGTATCATTAACgaagaacaagaacatgaaTTACCTAATTTCCCATCTTTTATCCCATTCTTACCTCCATTGGTGAGTTTATTACAAGATTTGTGATTCTTTTCACCCTCCCTTGCATGATTGaattgattataaaaatacatttcgATATTCAGACTGCTGCCAATTTGAAAGTCTATTACGCAACTTGTTTCTCACTCATCGCGGGGATTATCCTATTCGGTGGTCTACTAGCTCCTACTGTAAGTGCTTTTGCTACGCCTTGTTTTTTCAAGATTGGCTTTGTTTGTTCCCTCTAATATAGTTTTCAACGTGTACTCTTTGCCAGCTAGAGCTGAAGTTAGGTATAGGAGGTACATCGTATGCAGATTTCATTCAAAGCCTTCATCTACCTATGCAATTGAGGTTTTAATACTTGtttctttgagttttctttcaaactaCTGTCAAGTTTTTTCGCATCTTCATTGCGTTTTTCGTATAATATTTCTTGAAAAGATGCTTAATCTGTGTGTTCATTTGAATAACAGTCAAGTGGACCCGATAGTAGCGTCGTTTTCTGGAGGAGCGGTTGGTGTGATTTC includes:
- a CDS encoding orange protein (BEST Arabidopsis thaliana protein match is: chaperone protein dnaJ-related (TAIR:AT5G06130.2); Has 1807 Blast hits to 1807 proteins in 277 species: Archae - 0; Bacteria - 0; Metazoa - 736; Fungi - 347; Plants - 385; Viruses - 0; Other Eukaryotes - 339 (source: NCBI BLink).) — protein: MSSLGRILSVSYPPDPYTWRFSQYKLSSSLGRNRRLRWRFTALDPESSSLDSESSADKFASGFCIIEGPETVQDFAKMQLQEIQDNIRSRRNKIFLHMEEVRRLRIQQRIKNTELGIINEEQEHELPNFPSFIPFLPPLTAANLKVYYATCFSLIAGIILFGGLLAPTLELKLGIGGTSYADFIQSLHLPMQLSQVDPIVASFSGGAVGVISALMVVEVNNVKQQEHKRCKYCLGTGYLACARCSSTGALVLTEPVSAIAGGNHSLSPPKTERCSNCSGAGKVMCPTCLCTGMAMASEHDPRIDPFD